The Priestia koreensis genomic interval GCTGCATAGAAATAATTTTCTCGACGTTGACGTTCATGTCGCCTACTTTTTCTTTCTTTGTTGCTGCTTCTGGATATGTATCATTCGTTGTTACACCAGCTACTTCTTTATCTAAACCAAGCGCAAATAAAATTTCCGTATTACTTGGCATCAGCGAGATAATTTTCGTTGGCTTCTTCTTTAACGTGATTTCATTGTCAGCAGCATCCTTTTTTGTAACTGGAAAGGCTTGCTCCTGTTTTTGATCTCCACTGTCTTTCTTCGGTGATGCATCTTGTCCACTATTTCCACATGCCGCTAAAAACGCGACGAGAAAGAGCGCAAGAGCATACACTTTCACCTTCTTAAACATTCGGTTTCCTCCTCAACATAAAAAAACTTTGCTTCAACAAAAGCAAAGTCGGCGTGAAACATCATCTTATTTCGTTACGGTTAACACAAAGACGTCTCAATACCGCTTCACCTTTCCTCGAAGGCTACACAGATTTCAATAAGGCAGGTCTCCTGACTCGCATATGTTGTGAACACTTGCGCCTTCCCATCTTTTCTGACAGTGGCTTTTGCAGTGTATATATGCTTACAGTGGCGGGACCGTGCTGGAATTTCACCAAGCTTCCCTTTTCACCTCAAACTTAATTGAGGACCTTATCGACTATGTATGTAATTTCCTTTCTCAGTATAGCTCATATGAAGGAAAATGGGAATATGTGATTACAACCAAAATAGAAAGTCAGCCCTTCTTACAAAGAAGTAGAGAAGAAAAGAAGCGTATGGTACAGTGAATGCATCATATGTCCCTTCCAAATATATGGTGCCACAACTTATAAAGCGTCTCTATTTGTCCGTAGCGTTCAATTAGAGGCGTATTTTTTATTTCACCGACGCTTGCCCCTCTATCGCTTTTGTATGCTCTCGTACTTTTTTTGCTTCTTTTAATAGCTTTTCCTGCTTTGCTATTTCATTGTTGTACACGTTCATTGCGCTTTTTAAATCTTTTTTATTACTCTGAATCAACTTTTCAACTCGATCAATTTTCTTATCCGTCGACGAATCTAAATGATTGATCATTGGACGCAGTGACGAAACGTTTTTATCTAATGTTGCCATAAGAGGAGGCAGGTTATTATGTAGCGCTTGATCCAAATCTGTCTTGACCTTTACCTCCACCCCTTTCTTTTGCATCTTCTCCGCGTTTTTCACCACCTTCTTTGTTTCTTTAATCGTGTGATCAGCTTTCGTAAACGAACGATCAAACTTTGACGCAGCGCTATTGATCTTATTCGCCGTATGATTTGCTTCATGTAACGTATCGTTTACCTTCGATAATGAGAAGCTGATTCCAGCAAACACTAGAACAATAAGGGCTCCTCTGCATACGGTTTTTACTACCTGCTCAATAATCATATCCTTCATCCATATTCTCCTTTCCGCCCACTTTCTCTATATGTGAGAGGCTCTTAGTGAAAAATCAATAATGCCTGCTATTGTACCGTTATTGGGAACAAAAGAGAAATACCAAAAGTCACCCATCTCTTGCCTTAAAAAATGCGATGATCACCACTTCCTATATCAAAAGTCATAGAATTTTCAAACAAAAAAGCCACTCGTGAGCGGCTTTTTAAGAAAGCTATTTTATCTATACTTTATAGTCCTAACAACGATCGATCTTTCTTCATGCCAATAGTAAAAGTATGAAAGCCATGTTTTTGATAGTAGGATTCAAGCTTTTCGTCACAAAAGAGTTGCGGAATGACCCTATGTTGTTCGCAGTGCGTAACGATTTTTCCTATGATCTTTTGACCAATCCCTCTTTTTTGATAAGTAGGTGCGACTCCTACTCCACAGATCGTTCCTGTAATAACACCGTCTGAGATGACTCTACCTGTCCCTACTAACACCCCTTCATCAAAGGCATAGACGACATACCAGCTTTGCTTGCACATTGCTTCTAGCTCTGTTACGTTCAGATGCAAAGAATTCCAGCCTAAATCTTCATATAATTTTTCAAGCTGTGCAAAATCATCTGGATGTTCAGCAGTCACGATAATTTCTTTTTTCACCGTTCAACCTCTTCTCAACGTTTTACATACCCAATTCGCTAGAACATAAAAAAAGCCTGCTTTCTCTTTAAAGAGAAAGCAGGCTTTTCACGATTACTTCACTGTATTTAAAAATTCTTTTATTGCTTCAGGTGTTTTTGCGTTTGCACTGTGTAGGTGCGCAAGCTTCTCACCGTTTCGGTACACAAGTAGTGATGGAATTCCCATTACTTGATTTTCCTCTGATAGAGCTTCAAATTCGTCCTTATCAACTTTGAACCAAGCTTTGTCTTTGTTTTCTTCTAGAACTTCGTCAATGAACATGTCCAAACGTTTGCAATCTGGGCACCATGTTGTTGTAAAAATTCCTACGCTAAGCTCGTCCTTTTGGATCTGCTCGCGAAATTCAGATTCTGCTGTAATTTGTTTCATGTAAAATCCTCCTCGTCATTCTTCTACTTGCGATTATACAAGAAAACCGGTATAGATTGGGCAAATTTGCTCAAAAAAACCGAAAGAATACAAAAAGGCTTACGACTCTTCTTCGTTTTCTACGGAAAAGAGTCGTAAGCCGCTTATCGCTCGCTATTTTATCGTGGTCTCGACTGCTTTTTTATACGCACCGCTGCCAATTTTTAAGGCTGTATGATACAAAAGCTCTGTTCCAAGGGCAATATCGGCATAGGTAGAAAATTCATCTGGATGATGACTAATACCGTCCTTGCAGCGAATAAAAATCATGCCGTAGTCACATACCTCTGAAAAGGTGATCGCATCATGAAACGGGCCGCTCATAATCTCAGGTGCTGTCACGTTCATTTTCTTCGCTTCCTCACGCATTGCACCTTTAATCCAATCGGCACAATATTTCGGATCGCTGCGCGTATCTTCTGAAACATCATAAGTGAGATGATGCTTTTGACAGACGTCTTTTATTTTTGCCATGATGATTTCTTCACATTCATTTCGGCGTTCGAGGTCAATATCCCGCAAATCCACCGTGAACGTTACTTTTTCAGGAATGATGTTTCGTGAATCTGGAAATACCCGCAGACTTCCAACAGACCCAATCGTTTTAGCCTCAGGATCTCGTGTGACCGTTTCACGAATAGCTCCGACGATTTCAGCAGCTCCTACTAGCGCATCTTGACGAAGAGACATCGGAACGGACCCCGTATGCCCTGCTTTCCCTTCCAACGTGACGGTAAGCCATAGCGGTCCAGAAATTCCTGTCACAATCCCAATCGGTTCGTTTGACTTATCTAAAATGGGGCCCTGTTCAATATGTAACTCTAAGAAGGCGAGTAGGTCTTGTGCTTTATAAACCCCTTCATACGAGATGTCTCCAGGGTTAACCCCAAACTCTTGTAGCGCTTCTTTTCTCGTCATACCGTTTTTATCTTGTCGCTCCAAGTCACCTTTTTCAAGCATTCCGAGCAAGCCCTTTGAACCAAATAACCCTTTCGCAAAGCGCGACCCTTCTTCATCAGAAAAGCAGATGAGATGAAAGCCATGAACCAAGCGCTGATCGTTTTCTTTTAACGTTTGAGCGACTTCTAACGCTGCCACACACCCCGCCGCCCCGTCAAATCTTCCACCGTACGGCTGTGAATCGAGATGCGATCCTATTACGAGGAGAGGCGCACTTGGATCCGTTCCTTGAAGCTTTCCAACAAGGTTTCCAAAGCAGTCAATTTCCGTTTCAAAACCTGCCTCATCCATC includes:
- a CDS encoding GNAT family N-acetyltransferase, which codes for MKKEIIVTAEHPDDFAQLEKLYEDLGWNSLHLNVTELEAMCKQSWYVVYAFDEGVLVGTGRVISDGVITGTICGVGVAPTYQKRGIGQKIIGKIVTHCEQHRVIPQLFCDEKLESYYQKHGFHTFTIGMKKDRSLLGL
- a CDS encoding thioredoxin family protein, translated to MKQITAESEFREQIQKDELSVGIFTTTWCPDCKRLDMFIDEVLEENKDKAWFKVDKDEFEALSEENQVMGIPSLLVYRNGEKLAHLHSANAKTPEAIKEFLNTVK
- a CDS encoding M20 family metallo-hydrolase, with the protein product MLVNQNRIQNRLEQLAVIGKIGETGVCRLAHSKEDREAVDLFRPWMDEAGFETEIDCFGNLVGKLQGTDPSAPLLVIGSHLDSQPYGGRFDGAAGCVAALEVAQTLKENDQRLVHGFHLICFSDEEGSRFAKGLFGSKGLLGMLEKGDLERQDKNGMTRKEALQEFGVNPGDISYEGVYKAQDLLAFLELHIEQGPILDKSNEPIGIVTGISGPLWLTVTLEGKAGHTGSVPMSLRQDALVGAAEIVGAIRETVTRDPEAKTIGSVGSLRVFPDSRNIIPEKVTFTVDLRDIDLERRNECEEIIMAKIKDVCQKHHLTYDVSEDTRSDPKYCADWIKGAMREEAKKMNVTAPEIMSGPFHDAITFSEVCDYGMIFIRCKDGISHHPDEFSTYADIALGTELLYHTALKIGSGAYKKAVETTIK